One genomic segment of Sorex araneus isolate mSorAra2 chromosome X, mSorAra2.pri, whole genome shotgun sequence includes these proteins:
- the NMNAT2 gene encoding nicotinamide/nicotinic acid mononucleotide adenylyltransferase 2 yields MSHLLASPRSLSSPSLPPPPPPRETQGTLSLHPFLPFSPAAKILGKVGESLSRICCVRPPVERFTFVDENANLGTVMRYEEIELRILLLCGSDLLESFCIPGLWNEADMEVIVGDFGIVVVPRDAADTDRIMNHSSILRKYKNNIMVVKDDINHPMSVVSSTKSRLALQHGDGHVVDYLAQPVIDYILQSQLYINASG; encoded by the exons atgagccacttGCTGGCCTCTCCCCGCTCTCtgtcctcaccctccctccccccccccccccccccccgtgagacCCAGGGgaccctctccctccaccccttccttcctttctctcccgcAGCCAAGATCCTGGGGAAGGTGGGCGAGAGCCTAAGCCGGATCTGCTGCGTGCGCCCCCCCGTGGAACGCTTCACCTTCGTGG ACGAGAACGCAAACCTGGGGACGGTCATGCGGTACGAGGAGATCG AGCTGCGGATCCTGCTGCTGTGTGGGAGCGACCTGCTCGAGTCCTTCTGCATCCCCGGGCTCTGGAACGAGGCCGAC atgGAGGTGATTGTCGGGGACTTTGGGATCGTGGTGGTCCCCCGGGACGCCGCTGACACCGACCGCATCATGAACCACTCCTCGATCCTCCGCAAATACAAA AACAACATCATGGTGGTGAAGGACGACATCAACCACCCCATGTCCGTGGTGAGCTCGACGAAGAGCAG GCTGGCCCTGCAGCACGGGGACGGCCACGTGGTGGACTACCTGGCCCAGCCGGTCATCGACTACATCCTGCAGAGCCAGCTCTACATCAACGCCTCGGGCTAG